A DNA window from Paramormyrops kingsleyae isolate MSU_618 chromosome 10, PKINGS_0.4, whole genome shotgun sequence contains the following coding sequences:
- the LOC140593162 gene encoding uncharacterized protein isoform X2 — protein sequence MASSRRMEKAVSWIDDAYWAAWDKWDEIIQWEDDLVSSRNGGLDAGVAETAVEESLQYYQNKKKKCRKTKNQTPAAEEKRAEVGLRPKVETEGFMKLQQVEVAKVEGGKVIIRVRDEKNLKIEDLDIEIGLTDLQEFKGDAHFEIVGLDIGDVIVEVVEDDIQETEIKVEVTEVEFANCEGVPLNDVAVDICDLLMKEVQLRQDDFHENEAGRVKVAAKGGNVVELPLKTSGTRRRKKKRRQS from the coding sequence CAGCAGGCGAATGGAAAAAGCGGTTTCCTGGATTGACGATGCTTACTGGGCAGCCTGGGATAAATGGGATGAGATAATCCAGTGGGAAGATGACCTGGTTAGCTCACGTAATGGAGGCTTGGATGCTGGTGTGGCAGAAACCGCTGTGGAAGAGAGTCTGCAATATTatcaaaacaaaaagaaaaagtgtCGAAAGACCAAGAATCAGACACCAGCAGCAGAAGAAAAGAGAGCTGAGGTTGGCCTTAGACCAAAAGTGGAGACCGAAGGGTTCATGAAGCTGCAGCAGGTGGAGGTTGCAAAAGTGGAGGGAGGGAAGGTCATCATAAGAGTCAGAGatgaaaaaaatttgaaaattgaaGATCTCGACATTGAAATAGGCCTGACAGACCTTCAAGAATTCAAAGGTGACGCCCATTTTGAGATTGTTGGGCTTGACATTGGCGATGTCATTGTGGAAGTGGTAGAGGATGACATACAAGAGACAGAAATAAAAGTGGAAGTCACAGAAGTGGAATTTGCAAACTGCGAAGGCGTCCCATTGAATGACGTAGCAGTGGATATCTGTGACCTGCTAATGAAGGAAGTGCAACTAAGGCAAGATGACTTCCATGAAAATGAAGCAGGAAGAGTGAAAGTGGCAGCCAAGGGTGGGAATGTGGTGGAGCTGCCATTGAAGACCTCCGGCACCCGTCGACGAAAGAAAAAGAGGAGGCAAAGTTAG
- the LOC140593162 gene encoding uncharacterized protein isoform X1, producing the protein MMLTHPQRISFLIKMASRRMEKAVSWIDDAYWAAWDKWDEIIQWEDDLVSSRNGGLDAGVAETAVEESLQYYQNKKKKCRKTKNQTPAAEEKRAEVGLRPKVETEGFMKLQQVEVAKVEGGKVIIRVRDEKNLKIEDLDIEIGLTDLQEFKGDAHFEIVGLDIGDVIVEVVEDDIQETEIKVEVTEVEFANCEGVPLNDVAVDICDLLMKEVQLRQDDFHENEAGRVKVAAKGGNVVELPLKTSGTRRRKKKRRQS; encoded by the coding sequence CAGGCGAATGGAAAAAGCGGTTTCCTGGATTGACGATGCTTACTGGGCAGCCTGGGATAAATGGGATGAGATAATCCAGTGGGAAGATGACCTGGTTAGCTCACGTAATGGAGGCTTGGATGCTGGTGTGGCAGAAACCGCTGTGGAAGAGAGTCTGCAATATTatcaaaacaaaaagaaaaagtgtCGAAAGACCAAGAATCAGACACCAGCAGCAGAAGAAAAGAGAGCTGAGGTTGGCCTTAGACCAAAAGTGGAGACCGAAGGGTTCATGAAGCTGCAGCAGGTGGAGGTTGCAAAAGTGGAGGGAGGGAAGGTCATCATAAGAGTCAGAGatgaaaaaaatttgaaaattgaaGATCTCGACATTGAAATAGGCCTGACAGACCTTCAAGAATTCAAAGGTGACGCCCATTTTGAGATTGTTGGGCTTGACATTGGCGATGTCATTGTGGAAGTGGTAGAGGATGACATACAAGAGACAGAAATAAAAGTGGAAGTCACAGAAGTGGAATTTGCAAACTGCGAAGGCGTCCCATTGAATGACGTAGCAGTGGATATCTGTGACCTGCTAATGAAGGAAGTGCAACTAAGGCAAGATGACTTCCATGAAAATGAAGCAGGAAGAGTGAAAGTGGCAGCCAAGGGTGGGAATGTGGTGGAGCTGCCATTGAAGACCTCCGGCACCCGTCGACGAAAGAAAAAGAGGAGGCAAAGTTAG